In Notolabrus celidotus isolate fNotCel1 chromosome 8, fNotCel1.pri, whole genome shotgun sequence, a genomic segment contains:
- the LOC117817199 gene encoding mineralocorticoid receptor-like, with the protein MNERDLFGNADPCVCPSSAELCKAVSVSLGLDTLSSPLNNMNQCSSSAFADFEPVLENSSRGVPELGAARIMNPEGSRLLLVDTNMREEGVGIQQVSCMELLRSREVDSALTVTRGPVISRYLCNESNLYMSPVNELPAPSQVEAPSHLEPYSVNPDHYRETPGMWGAYNGQSEPERGAPDGHNSLCKYCNGASLGSRHECHCVWYNKGEQADKGGTRAAMAQGYGQVESYQSAISQGHANFPAIKTEPSVWVNCSDRSFRHEDLFPGVYLSDRRVCQVCGDDASGCHYGAVTCGSCKVFFKRAAAGKQNHLCASRNDCTIDKLRRKNCASCRLKRCFMSGMSLKGRRLKGAGQNRNGEEEQAQASWGPGGERAGRKDVILESGSAAARAQSSQALALSIPPPLRSCLSLLSVLQAIEPAVVNAGHDHALPDSAASLLTSLNELGERQLVSVVRWAKAIPGFRDLHVDDQMSLIQLSWMGVMVFALGWRSYTLTNSSMLFFAPDLVFNDQRMQVSSMYEHCVRNEAALPEVLHAGRSPRRSSFA; encoded by the exons atgaatgagcgGGATCTGTTTGGTAATGCGGACCCTTGTGTGTGCCCGAGTAGTGCTGAGCTTTGTAAGGCTGTGTCGGTGTCCTTGGGTTTGGATACGCTCTCTTCCCCGCTCAACAACATGAACCAGTGCTCCAGCAGCGCCTTCGCAGACTTCGAGCCCGTTCTGGAGAATAGTTCTCGAGGAGTGCCGGAGTTAGGAGCGGCTCGAATCATGAACCCCGAAGGCAGCAGGCTCTTGCTGGTTGACACAAACATGAGAGAGGAAGGTGTTGGCATACAGCAGGTGAGCTGCATGGAGCTGCTAAGGTCGAGGGAAGTGGACAGCGCGCTGACAGTGACGCGTGGTCCGGTGATATCCCGATATCTCTGCAATGAATCAAACTTGTATATGAGCCCAGTGAATGAGCTGCCCGCGCCCTCTCAGGTGGAGGCTCCCTCACATTTGGAACCATATTCTGTTAATCCAGACCACTACAGAGAGACCCCAGGTATGTGGGGCGCATACAACGGACAGTCGGAGCCAGAGAGAGGCGCACCCGACGGACACAATTCGTTATGTAAATATTGTAATGGTGCATCTCTCGGATCCCGGCATGAATGCCACTGTGTTTGGTACAACAAGGGTGAACAGGCTGATAAAGGTGGCACGCGAGCAGCAATGGCACAGGGGTACGGTCAAGTGGAAAGTTACCAAAGTGCTATCTCTCAAGGGCATGCCAACTTTCCGGCTATcaagacagagccttcagtctgGGTGAATTGCTCAGATCGCAGTTTCAG gcATGAGGATTTGTTTCCAGGTGTGTACCTGTCGGACCGGAGAGTGTGTCAGGTATGCGGGGATGATGCCTCGGGTTGTCACTATGGAGCAGTCACATGTGGCAGCTGCAAAGTGTTCTTCAAGAGGGCTGCTGCAG GTAAGCAGAACCACCTGTGTGCAAGCCGGAACGACTGCACCATCGATAAACTGCGTCGGAAAAACTGCGCTTCGTGCCGCTTGAAGAGATGCTTCATGTCAGGGATGAGCCTCAAAG GTCGCAGGCTAAAGGGAGCTGGACAGAACAGGAATGGAGAGGAGGAGCAAGCTCAAGCTTCATGGGGGCCTGGAGGAGAACGGGCCGGAAGAAAAGATGTCATCTTGGAGTCTGGAAGTGCAGCTGCCAGGGCGCAGT CATCTCAGGCTCTGGCTCTTAGCATCCCTCCGCCTTTGCGTTCCTGCCTCTCCCTGCTCAGTGTCTTGCAGGCTATTGAGCCGGCTGTGGTGAATGCCGGACATGACCATGCCCTGCCAGACAGCGCCGCGTCCTTGCTCACCAGCCTCAATGAACTGGGGGAGAGACAGCTGGTGTCCGTGGTGCGCTGGGCAAAAGCAATACCAG GTTTCCGCGACCTGCATGTGGATGACCAGATGTCTCTGATTCAGTTGTCCTGGATGGGGGTGATGGTGTTTGCTTTAGGCTGGAGGTCCTACACACTTACCAACAGCTCCATGCTCTTCTTTGCTCCAGACCTGGTCTTCAATGA CCAGCGGATGCAAGTGTCCAGTATGTATGAACACTGTGTACGGAATGAAGCTGCTCTCCCAGAGGTTCTGCATGCTGGAAGGTCACCCAGGAGGAGTTCCTTTGCATGA